The sequence CTTGTGTAAGAATGTTGTGCATCTACTTGATGTACTTGTTATTATGTGCTTCTTAATGCAGGATTTAATGTGGAGACTGTAgagtataaaaatattagcttcaCTGTCTGGGATGTTGGTGGTCAGGATAAGGTATGTGAATACCTGTTCAGATTTTTTTATAATGCTTGAGAAGTGGTTAATTTTGTGTTCATCATAAGAGGTCTACTGACATAGACAGATATTTGACTCAGGGAAATAGGTAGAATAATTGAGTGATATTGGAAAAATTTCTGCCTTAAATGCTGACAAATCCTGTGTTAATTCAGAATACAAAATAGTTTATGCCACACTTGTACCATATATTCTTGTAATTGAGCCTTGCCTCATCTGCATAGCTTATCACATATTAACTTATGTTATCTGATGTGGTCATGTGGAGAACAGATTAGACCTTTATGGAGGCATTATTTCCAGAACACACAGGGCCTCATTTTTGTTGTCGACAGCAATGACAGAGATCGTGTAATTGAGGCAAAGGATGAACTTCACAGGATGCTTAATGAGGTAAGTTCTCCATGCAAAATGTTTTTGGTTTAGAGTCTTGGATAATGGTTTATCTTTATGTAGCAGTGACTCGGAAAACACTAAATTCCATTTACTATTTAGTTACACAGTTATGGCTTATAACTATGTTATACTGCTATGATCtaactgaattgcttgtaaaacacTTGATTTAGTTAGATACTCCTAACCAGAGTTGTCTATCAAATATTTGTGCTCCTTGTGAATTATTAGACACATATGGGTTGTACTTTTGTGTTTTCTACAATTTCTCTTTTAACATAAATTTTGGGATTAAAAAGAATGCTTTTATTTTCATGTCTATCATACATTGTGCATCTTAAGCAAGGGTGGATCTATGTGTTATCTAAGAAGTCCATGGCTGACCCATCTTTGTATCCCTACCTTATCCCATACATATATGCAACagaaatatttaaattttctGGTAATTTTGCGTCCTTTACAAGAGTGAGTTATGAGAGACCAACCACATTTTACCCTTGTGTCTCTACACAATTGATACAATCATCACTTTTTATTTTGTATTATGACCTGTAAATTTTTATCCTCTAATAATTACTTTACATTTTATTCTGTTTCACAACTTCTATAGAATTTTATCTTCTAACACTTTCTTCTACAAGGTAACATACATCTTGATGTTAGCATAATATTCATTGGCTTAGTCCAAGTCAAAATTTATTTTGGCCAGTCTCTTGTTCTAAATCCTACTTACAACCTTGGCAACTATATGTTGATTTTAATTCAAGTAAATTAAAAGGTTAGTAAAAGCAGTCTGGTATATTTATGGTACATTGTTCATGTCTGTTTTATACTTCACTTGGCCTTTGAAAaagcatctcataaacaaatttaTTAGTAATGCTTTTTAATCAGTTAATCATGCTTATGGCAGGCATGGAAACAGAAGTTGTTGCTTATGCCTTCACAAACTTTAAATGTTTATGACAAATGCATCATTCTTCTCTTGTACACTGAGAAAGTGTCCTTTGTACTGTTGTATCTATGGTTACCTAATAATCTAACACAACATCGCAATATCCTGTAGTCAAAGACATTCAATAGTAATTGTGTACTGATGGTACTGTCCTGATATGGAATATTGTAGCATCAAGGACTGTCTTTAAATATATTGATGTTATACTTTTTCTACTctacataatttatattttctgtgATCATTGTAGGATGAGTTGCTTGATGTGTTTCTACTctgcataatttttttttgtgatcATTGTAGGATGAATTGCGTGATGCAGTCTTGCTTGTTTTTGCTAACAAACAAGACCTGCCAAATGCTATGAATGCTGCTGAAATTACTGATAAGCTTGGTCTGCATTCCCTGCGTCAACGCCATTGGTATTATAATCATTCTCTTAGCCGAAGAGTTAATAATTTCTGAATTTGTTTAACTTAtctacaaataataatatattttttttatcattgcaTCAAATTCTTAGTTAAGATGATGGTAAGAAacagaatttttttttcattatagtAACTTGTTTAAATAAATTATGGGAATGTTCAAGTAATTAATGACCTGCTTGATCAGAGTTCTAATTCTTGAGGAACTTAATCCTGTGGTTATATTAGATTTCAAACCTGTATCCAACTCTTTCTAAAAATGTCAAGttaattaatgataaaaaaacCAAGAACAGAGATTGCACAAACCTCCATCACTTTATTTATTGTTGTTTCATGACTTTGCCATGCTGCAATATTACATTAACTTTGCTATTTGATTAGCTGAAGTCTCTGCAATATCATAAAAAGATGATGTTTGATGATTGTTCAACTAAAACAAAAGTTCCACACAAACGGGATAATTTTGCTCTGCGGCAATTTCATTCAGGTACATACAAAGTGCCTGTGCTACCTCTGGTGAGGGTTTATATGAAGGGCTTGATTGGCTATCTAACAACATAGCTAATAAGGTATTTTCCATCATTTTCTGCATCACCATCCTATTTCTAATTCTTTCCACTTTACTTGTTTATCTGTGCTACAATTAGATTGTCCTATGATCCAGAGTTTTGTTTTCTTCAGTGTACTTGGAATGGGTTATCTTTAACTCCAAGTTTCTTTAATTATCTGTGCTATCAGGCTTAAATTATGACTTATGAAAGATGAAGTAATAGGAACTCCCATATCTACGAAGCGGTCGTGTTCCCTTCTCTCCTGGACGCTTTTGGTACTCTTTTGACCCATAAAGCTTTTAGCTCGACTTGTACGAATGATTTCAGGCATCTGTTGGCTGCC comes from Musa acuminata AAA Group cultivar baxijiao chromosome BXJ3-3, Cavendish_Baxijiao_AAA, whole genome shotgun sequence and encodes:
- the LOC135632368 gene encoding ADP-ribosylation factor 2-like, with translation MGLTFAKLFSRLFAKKEMRILMVGLDAAGKTTILYKLKLGEIVTTIPTIGFNVETVEYKNISFTVWDVGGQDKIRPLWRHYFQNTQGLIFVVDSNDRDRVIEAKDELHRMLNEDELRDAVLLVFANKQDLPNAMNAAEITDKLGLHSLRQRHWYIQSACATSGEGLYEGLDWLSNNIANKA